A stretch of the Gossypium hirsutum isolate 1008001.06 chromosome D07, Gossypium_hirsutum_v2.1, whole genome shotgun sequence genome encodes the following:
- the LOC107954656 gene encoding protein PEP-RELATED DEVELOPMENT ARRESTED 1, chloroplastic isoform X2, with the protein MLKSSVFFSFPSCSAPNLPSLFFPTSVPFSFSTPHFHCQIKQLKVTKQQFFCRVSSSYEVGGGYPDEELERTYKTQTQQLQGSQNLDSSQYDALLKGGDQVISVLEEIITLLEDMNMDEASEEVAVELAAQGVIGKRVDEMESGFMMALDYMIQVAEKDQDDKRKSLLEVIKETVLAHLTKKCPPHVQVIGLLCRTPLKESRHELLRRVAAGGGAFKSENGTKVHLPGANLNDIANQADDLLETMETRPVVPDRKLLARLVLIREEARNMMGGGILDERNDRGFSTLPESEVNFLTKLVALKPGKPVQEMIKNVMLGKDEGADYSDTDEEANASRTRPRGIAGRGSVTGRKPLPVRPGMFLETVTKVHQKTLQVLQEIAF; encoded by the exons ATGTTGAAGAGCAGTGTCTTCTTCTCCTTCCCTAGTTGTTCCGCTCCAAATCTTCCTTCGCTCTTCTTCCCCACCTCAGTCCCCTTTAGCTTCTCTACCCCCCACTTCCATTGCCAAATAAAACAACTCAAGGTAACGAAGCAGCAATTCTTCTGCCGCGTGTCCTCCAGCTATGAAGTTGGTGGAGGCTATCCTGATGAAGAACTTGAACGAACTTATAAAACCCAGACCCAGCAACTTCAAGGCAGTCAGAACTTAGATTCTTCTCAGTATGATGCTTTACTCAAAGGAGGAGACCAAGTCATTTCTGTTCTTGAAGAAATTATTACCCTT TTGGAAGATATGAACATGGATGAGGCATCTGAGGAGGTAGCAGTTGAGTTAGCTGCACAAGGAGTAATTGGGAAAAGGGTTGACGAAATGGAATCAGGGTTCATGATGGCTCTAGATTACATGATCCAAGTTGCTGAAAAGGACCAAGATGATAAG CGAAAGTCGTTGCTTGAGGTGATTAAGGAGACCGTGCTGGCACATCTCACAAAAAAATGTCCCCCGCAT GTTCAAGTGATTGGACTTCTCTGTAGAACACCCCTGAAAGAAAGCAGACATGAGCTACTACGCCGAGTTGCTGCAGGTGGTGGTGCTTTCAAAAGTGAAAATGGCACCAAAGTTCATCTTCCTGGAGCAAATCTAAACGATATAGCAAACCAGGCTGATGATCTACTAGAG ACAATGGAAACTCGGCCAGTTGTTCCAGATCGAAAACTACTTGCAAGACTTGTTTTGATCAGAGAGGAAGCTCGAAATATGATGGGAGGTGGGATACTCGATGAAAGAAATGACCGTGGTTTTAGTACTCTTCCTGAATCAGAG GTGAACTTCTTAACAAAGCTTGTAGCGCTGAAACCCGGGAAACCTGTCCAGGAAATGATAAAAAATGTAATGCTAGGGAAAGATGAAGGTGCAGACTACTCTGACACTGATGAAGAAGCTAATGCCAGTAGAACAAGACCCCGGGGAATTGCAGGAAGG GGCAGTGTTACAGGGAGAAAACCACTTCCTGTTCGCCCCGGCATGTTTCTTGAGACTGTGACAAAG GTTCATCAGAAAACACTTCAAGTTCTTCAGGAAATTGCATTCTAA
- the LOC107954656 gene encoding protein PEP-RELATED DEVELOPMENT ARRESTED 1, chloroplastic isoform X1: protein MLKSSVFFSFPSCSAPNLPSLFFPTSVPFSFSTPHFHCQIKQLKVTKQQFFCRVSSSYEVGGGYPDEELERTYKTQTQQLQGSQNLDSSQYDALLKGGDQVISVLEEIITLLEDMNMDEASEEVAVELAAQGVIGKRVDEMESGFMMALDYMIQVAEKDQDDKRKSLLEVIKETVLAHLTKKCPPHVQVIGLLCRTPLKESRHELLRRVAAGGGAFKSENGTKVHLPGANLNDIANQADDLLETMETRPVVPDRKLLARLVLIREEARNMMGGGILDERNDRGFSTLPESEVNFLTKLVALKPGKPVQEMIKNVMLGKDEGADYSDTDEEANASRTRPRGIAGRGSVTGRKPLPVRPGMFLETVTKVLGGIYNGNVSSITAQHLEWVHQKTLQVLQEIAF from the exons ATGTTGAAGAGCAGTGTCTTCTTCTCCTTCCCTAGTTGTTCCGCTCCAAATCTTCCTTCGCTCTTCTTCCCCACCTCAGTCCCCTTTAGCTTCTCTACCCCCCACTTCCATTGCCAAATAAAACAACTCAAGGTAACGAAGCAGCAATTCTTCTGCCGCGTGTCCTCCAGCTATGAAGTTGGTGGAGGCTATCCTGATGAAGAACTTGAACGAACTTATAAAACCCAGACCCAGCAACTTCAAGGCAGTCAGAACTTAGATTCTTCTCAGTATGATGCTTTACTCAAAGGAGGAGACCAAGTCATTTCTGTTCTTGAAGAAATTATTACCCTT TTGGAAGATATGAACATGGATGAGGCATCTGAGGAGGTAGCAGTTGAGTTAGCTGCACAAGGAGTAATTGGGAAAAGGGTTGACGAAATGGAATCAGGGTTCATGATGGCTCTAGATTACATGATCCAAGTTGCTGAAAAGGACCAAGATGATAAG CGAAAGTCGTTGCTTGAGGTGATTAAGGAGACCGTGCTGGCACATCTCACAAAAAAATGTCCCCCGCAT GTTCAAGTGATTGGACTTCTCTGTAGAACACCCCTGAAAGAAAGCAGACATGAGCTACTACGCCGAGTTGCTGCAGGTGGTGGTGCTTTCAAAAGTGAAAATGGCACCAAAGTTCATCTTCCTGGAGCAAATCTAAACGATATAGCAAACCAGGCTGATGATCTACTAGAG ACAATGGAAACTCGGCCAGTTGTTCCAGATCGAAAACTACTTGCAAGACTTGTTTTGATCAGAGAGGAAGCTCGAAATATGATGGGAGGTGGGATACTCGATGAAAGAAATGACCGTGGTTTTAGTACTCTTCCTGAATCAGAG GTGAACTTCTTAACAAAGCTTGTAGCGCTGAAACCCGGGAAACCTGTCCAGGAAATGATAAAAAATGTAATGCTAGGGAAAGATGAAGGTGCAGACTACTCTGACACTGATGAAGAAGCTAATGCCAGTAGAACAAGACCCCGGGGAATTGCAGGAAGG GGCAGTGTTACAGGGAGAAAACCACTTCCTGTTCGCCCCGGCATGTTTCTTGAGACTGTGACAAAG GTCTTGGGTGGTATATATAATGGAAATGTCTCTAGCATAACAGCACAGCATTTAGAATGG GTTCATCAGAAAACACTTCAAGTTCTTCAGGAAATTGCATTCTAA